The Nicotiana tabacum cultivar K326 chromosome 5, ASM71507v2, whole genome shotgun sequence sequence tccaggccgagggtcctgaccaaggcgttgacttcctgaaactacttgtgccaaagtagggagcatacgagccgagggtctcgttgctgagaatttacttagccatgctaaggtatgatacataagcgctgagaaccatgaagcgagtggcacctcgtggattgggcctattcgatcaggttgggatcgaacccgtgccgatcacatGGTGACTTagacagaattaagtcaggatagttggaactcccaaattataaagtgaagtattttttttaaagaaagaaaaaggaaaagaattttttttagaatattcataaattgctattatgcaattattttagaattattcttataagctttatgttttacatgcatttagaacctttgCTTGTAAcgtatatgttattaaagtttctcCCCCTGtagttgagactcactgagtacagtggatggtactgacgttctctttggggaacctacgttggtctgcggtacaacgtaggaactggatttgcaggcgagcaggtTACGAGTTAGGATTTCCTTCCCTTCCAATgatattggtgagctccgcttttgttcgtggagtattcttagagtcattttcatttagctatttctttgtttatttagAGACCTGGCtaggaaatctcatgtcctgagcagtgcgtcagtttatcagtagaggcttcatagacatagtcaaTGGGTTAAGATTTAGATGTTTTTTTATTATAATAACTTAGCATAAATTTGGTAGTTAGTACgtataaagttttggagttgatttatttaaatatttacattaatcaaaagtatttggttGGAGTATTAacttgttgcatataaagtttgaagttataatagatttgatcaGCAGAGATGATTCGCTCGGTCAGGTTTAGTGATCGAGTGCCGGTCCCGGCTTGTTTAGAAAAtgggtcatgacaaacttggtatcagagcctcaggtttatggagtcctaggggtctatgaagccgtgttagtagagtcttgtttatgtgtATGAAGCGCGccatacttataaacaggaggctacaagcatttaggaaaaatctttttttttcatactttagatcgtgcagtagagcctACCTCTAAGAAATTATCTAATGTATTCTTTTCTCCAAAACTCGCAGAAATGGCTCGTACTCGCAACTCTGACACCGACACTCCGGATGCTGCTCAAGAAACTATTGCTACTATTGTGGCTCAAGGCATAACTAAAAAGGCTCGAACTCAGAAAAGGAAGGGTAAATCCACAAGGGGGTTCAAGTACCCCAGGTTGAACATGAAGAAGGGGTGGAGCATGATGAGCAAGTACCTCAAGATCCAACGCCAACCCCAACAGCAGCTCCGACTCAAACAACTATATCCTCAGAGGTGGGTCAGATGTTCAATGCAGTCAACAgtgctatggagatgtttaaGGCCTTTATGGCTAACCAGAACGAGAAAAGAGATAAGATTCCACCTCAAACAAATAGGCAGAACAATTCTGAGCCCTCAAGAGTGAATGAATTTCAGAAGTTGAGTCCTCAAGTGTTCCATGGttctatagttgatgaagatccaaTGTTATGGATGAAGGGTGTTAAGAAAGCCCTCCGAGTGATGAAAGTATTTGATGACAAAGCTGTGGAGCTGGCTGCTTACCAACTTAGAGATGTGGCTggcgcttggtttgagatgtgggaaaaagagagagatgaagatgatggtccacctacttgggaagaatttgaagaggccttCATGGCTAACTTTATCCCAGAAGAGGATATAGCAGCTAAGGCTACAGAGTTTGAACAGCTCACGCAAGGGAATAAAAGTATGCAAGAGTACTACATGGAATTCATAAGGTTAAATAACCATGCTCCTCACATGGTTAAGACAGAAAAAGCAAAGACTCGCAGGTTTGTTGGCGGTTTGGCTTACCACATTAAGGATACGACATCAGCTGCAGCGGTAGGAATGACAGCTTTCTCATCTGTTGTGGGGTTTGCCAAGCACTTAGAAAAATACAGACAACAAAGGAGAGAAGAGAAAGAGCATAACAAGAAATCCCGGACAACGAGCAGGTTTAATGGTACATCCAGCGGAGGCGGAAGGAATTCCTCTAATAAGGAGTCATTAGCACCAGCTCAGTTCAGTCATCAGTCAGATGGTGGGTCTTCCTTCAGACGTACTCAGAGTAATGGAAATCAGTCTCGCCAGAATCAGAAttttaggacatcatcctcacatagCCAGAGTCATGCTGAGCAACATTCACACCAGCAAAGTATTTGTGGAACATGTAAGCGGCAACATTCAGGTCAGTGCAAGCTCGGGTTTCATGGTTGCTACCATTGTGGAGACATTGGTCATATAAAGGCCAACTGCCCAAAGTTGCAACGTAAGTTCAGTGGTGGATCAACTCGTCCTTCTAGTTCCTCAGCTACTGCAGTTGCACCACCTCAGGCTCGTGGTTCTCATAATCAGTCCGGGCATGGAGCAGGCAGAGGTGCAGACCGAGTTACTCAGGGAGGGGGACAACCCCGTTTATTTGCTACACTTGATCGTCAGAGTGCAGAGGCATCTGcagaagttattacaggtatacttttagtctgctcacataatgcttatgccataatggatccaggttcaacattttcatatgtgactccatactttgcaattaacctcggactagaacctgaacaacttagtgagccattcctagtatctactccagttggcgagTCAGTGAAAGTCACCAGAGTCTATAGAGGCTGTATAGTTTCAGTCCAAGGTCGCAACACCAAAGCTGATAtcatagagttagaaatggtggattttgatgtgatcatgggtatggattggttgtcttcctgctatgccatgttagattgtcatgccaagatagtcaggttccaatttccaaatgaagaagttttagagtggaagggtagttCAGCATCGCTTGTAGGTGAGttagagttcatggttggtgaTAAGGTATTTTTGATagtttcaccaatgaaaggagttatgaggtttggtaagaaagggaaacttagccctagatttatcggaccttatgaaattctagaaaagaaaggaaacgtGGCTTATAAGCTAGCGCTACCCATTGAGTTGTCCTCTATTCATCCtatctttcatgtgtctatgcttagaaagTACATTCATGATGAGTCGCATATAATACCTGCTGATActatagaaattaaagaaggcttgatttatgaagaggtacctatagaaattctcgataggcaagtaagaaagttgagaacaaaagatttagcatcggtaaaagttttgtggagtaatcatgattcaaaacAGGCTACATGGGAGGTCGAGAAAGATATGAGAAAGAAAtatccatatttatttgaggaaaaaggTATGTGAACCTAAGTTCGGTGTTACATTTATATTCCatttattaaatacaagttagCAAGTGTTTATGTCCTTCCTAGATTATATTTAGTTGTTGTAGTGATTTAGTTTACGCTAGagtatatttaattcattaaagtgATTTACTTTTGCTAAAGTGTTGTGCTTCAGATAATTGTTAGTTATTGTGGTACCTCCTTGCCGGAGTGTGAGTAATTAATTTATGGGTTGTgtatggtgcctatgaatggcctgttatggtatatttggttgttgttggtgtagttgtggtatttgtgacagagatatttttttggatagtccaatttacaagggaaactctaccgaaatttttgaaaatttagggagctAGCCAAAAACGTTAAGTCCCTTGGAAAAGTGAGTAGTGCTAAGAAAATTTAAGAGGTTCAAGGACCTAAGAAATGATTGTTAGCTTAAGAATAAGGGCctagcaacattcgaggacgaatgtttttaaggagggaagattgtaacactcctcaaatttataaTAGTTTCAAGATACactaattatagaattaaattattattattattattatttttattattcttgttaatagtgaatatatatatatatacacacaaacacactcataaataattggatatacaattaggaaaatattattatttattaaaggtggatatcattaattattagttacaaaaaagaaaaagggaaaagggcCTAAAAAAAACCCATAAAATGGGCACTTAAAGACAAAGGCTCTTGAAGCCTTAACCAAAAAACTTCCATCTTGAAAAGCAGAAAGCAGAGGCCACGAAAAAAAAACAGAACACTAAGTTCTGTTCGCTCACGAAACCGAGCACGCAGGCAACGAAAAATACTAGGGTTCTTCACAACTCACTTATTCTTCAACTCAGGTATGTAAAATCCCTTATTGTCAATTACCCTACAGTAGTaataggtaagaattgaatagcTAAATCTCTTCTTCCTCTATATCATTAATAAATTACATAATTAGGTGTAGTACTTTAAAATTGATCAAAATAAACCggttgttgtagaatcgattgtttgacTGGTGTCAATTGGACTGGAGTCTACGTATTGGCTCaaggagttttgaggtgagttgatataaccctttactaaagtggtttaactcacaaaagcacgcattcaaggtgtttgatgaattgcttaaaagagtttatctttatttaattagAGCGAGTGAGTACCCATTAATGTAGAATTTGTTCTAGCAAAAGTTTAGATGATCTATTACGCTATATGTGCTTAAATTTTCAGGTTTTTGTGTTGTTCTTATAtgctattttcatgttgaaaattatgAAGAAGAGaatctttgaaaatatttttatatgtttatttcattcttatgccatgctttacatttaaggacaCCAATATGAGCATGTACATAATGTTCTATAAAGAAAAgattttagacttgaaaagtcacaagaagaagttttagaaagaaaagattttggggagtatcctttattctgagaaggggtcatcatccaggccgagggtcctgaccaaggcgttgacttcctgaaactacttgtgccaaagtagggagcatacGACCCGAGgttctcgttgctgagaatttacttagccatgctaaggtatgatacataagcgctgagaaccatgaagcgagtggcacctcgtggattgggcctattcgatcaggttgggatcgaacccgtgccgatcacatGGTGACTTagacagaattaagtcaggatagttggaactcccaaattataaagtgaagtattttttttaaagaaagaaaaaggaaaagaattttttttagaatattcataaattgctattatgcaattattttagaattattcttataagctttatgttttacatgcatttagaacctttgCTTGTAAcgtatatgttattaaagtttctccccctgttgttgagactcactgagtacagtggatggtactgacgttctctttggggaacctacgttggtctgcggtacaacgtaggaactggatttgcaggcgagcaggtTACGAGTTAGGATTTCCTTCCCTTCCAATgatattggtgagctccgcttttgttcgtggagtattcttagagtcattttcatttagctatttctttgtttatttagagacctggccaggaaatctcatgtcctgagcagtgcgtcagtttatcagtagaggcttcatagacatagtcaaTGGGTTAAGATTTAGATGTTTTTTTATTATAATAACTTAGCATAAATTTGGTAGTTAGTACgtataaagttttggagttgatttatttaaatatttacattaatcaaaagtatttggttGGAGTATTAacttgttgcatataaagtttgaagttataatagatttgatcaGCAGAGATGGTTCGCTCGATCAGGTTTAGTGATCTAGTGCCGGTCCTGGCTTGTttagaaaatgggtcgtgacaaacttggtatcagagcctcaggtttatggagtcctaggggtctatgaagccgtgttagtagagtcttgtttatgtgtATGAAGTGCGccatacttataaacaggaggctacaagcatttaggaaaaatatttttttttcatactttagatCGTGTAGTAGAGCCCACTTCTAAGAAATTATCTAATGCATTCTTTTCTCCAAAACTCGCAGAAATGGTTCGTACTCGCAACTCTGACACCGACACTCCGGATGCTGCTCAAGAAACTATTGCTACTATTGTGGCTCAAGGCATAACTAAAAAGGCTCGAACTCAGAAAAGGAAGGGTAAATCCACAAGGGGGTTCAAGTACCCCAGGTTGAACATGAAGAAGGGGTGGAGCATGATGAGCAAGTACCTCAGGATCCAACGCCAACCCCAATAGCAGCTCCGACCCAAACAATTATATCCCCAAAGGTGGGTCAGATGTTCAATGCAGTCAACAgtgctatggagatgtttaaGGCCTTTATGGCTAACCAGAACGAGAAAAGAGATAAGATTCCACCTCAAACAAATAGGCAGAACAATTCTGAGCCCTCAAGAGTGAATGAATTTCTGAAGTTGAGTCCTCAAGTGTTCCATGGttctatagttgatgaagatccaaTGTTATGGATGGAGGGTTTTAAGAAAGCCCTCCGAGTGATGAAAGTATTTGATGACAAAGCTGTGGAGCTGGCTGCTTACCAGCTTAGAGATGTGGCTggcgcttggtttgagatgtgggaaaaagagagagatgaagatgatggtccacctacttgggaagaatttgaagaggccttTATGGCTAACTTTATCTCAGAAGAGGATATAGCAGCTAAGACTACAGAGTTTGAACAGCTCACGCAAGGGAATAAAAGTATGCAAGAGTACTACATGGAATTCATAAGGTTAGCTAAGCATGCTCCTCACATGGTTAAGACAGAAAAAGCAAAGATTCGTAGGTTTGTTGGCGGTTTGGCTTACCATATTAAGGATACGACATCAGCTGCAGCGGTAGGAATGACATCTTTCTCATCTGTTGTGGGGTTCGCCAAGCACTTAGAAAAATACAGACAACAAAGGAGAGAAGAGAAAGAGCATAACAAGAAATCCCCGACAACGGGCAAGTTTAATGGTACATCCAGCGGAGGCGGAAGGAATTCCTCTAATAAGGAGTCATTAGCACCAGCTCAGTTCAGTCATCAGTCAGGTGGTGGGTCTTCCTTCAGACGTACTCAGAGTAATGGAAATCAGTCTCGCCAGAATTAGAAttttaggacatcatcctcacatagCCAGAGTCATGCTGAGCAACATTCACACCAGCAAAGTATTTGTGGAACATGTAAGCGGCAACATTTAGGTCAGTGCAAGCTCGGGTTTCATGGTTGCTACCATTGTGGAGACATTGGTCATATAAAGGCCAACTGCCCAAAGTTGCAACGTAAGTTCAGTGGTGGATCAACTCGTCCTTCTAGTTCCTCAGCTACTGCAGTTGCACCACCTCAGGCTCGTGGTTCTCATAATCAGTCCGGGCATGGAGCAGGCAGAGGTGCAGACCGAGTTACTCAGG is a genomic window containing:
- the LOC142180624 gene encoding uncharacterized protein LOC142180624 — encoded protein: MFNAVNSAMEMFKAFMANQNEKRDKIPPQTNRQNNSEPSRVNEFQKLSPQVFHGSIVDEDPMLWMKGVKKALRVMKVFDDKAVELAAYQLRDVAGAWFEMWEKERDEDDGPPTWEEFEEAFMANFIPEEDIAAKATEFEQLTQGNKSMQEYYMEFIRLNNHAPHMVKTEKAKTRRFVGGLAYHIKDTTSAAAVGMTAFSSVVGFAKHLEKYRQQRREEKEHNKKSRTTSRFNGTSSGGGRNSSNKESLAPAQFSHQSDGGSSFRRTQSNGNQSRQNQNFRTSSSHSQSHAEQHSHQQSICGTCKRQHSGQCKLGFHGCYHCGDIGHIKANCPKLQRKFSGGSTRPSSSSATAVAPPQARGSHNQSGHGAGRGADRVTQGGGQPRLFATLDRQSAEASAEVITDSDIFGHGGC